One genomic segment of Paenibacillus xylanexedens includes these proteins:
- a CDS encoding GNAT family N-acetyltransferase: protein MTIHIRETQPDDLKPLMALMHDYVVGFYNNPWPGDQSIQLLINNLLNQQIGAQFVAEEDGKLIGFSTLFFTYSTMKAERVAIMNDLFVTETFREGEAEAKLFAHCQQYTRNHGCAYMSWITAVTNERAQQLFERLGATRGAWVNYSIT, encoded by the coding sequence ATGACCATACATATTAGAGAAACTCAACCTGATGATCTGAAACCCTTGATGGCATTAATGCATGACTATGTTGTGGGATTCTACAACAACCCTTGGCCTGGTGATCAATCCATCCAGCTTTTGATCAACAACCTGCTTAATCAGCAGATCGGTGCTCAATTCGTGGCAGAAGAGGACGGGAAGCTTATCGGATTTTCCACCCTGTTCTTTACATACAGCACGATGAAAGCAGAACGTGTCGCCATCATGAATGACCTATTTGTTACGGAAACATTCAGAGAGGGCGAAGCAGAAGCTAAATTATTTGCACACTGTCAGCAGTATACGCGTAACCATGGATGTGCATATATGTCTTGGATCACAGCAGTGACCAATGAGCGGGCACAGCAATTATTCGAACGTCTTGGGGCTACACGTGGCGCTTGGGTAAACTATTCCATTACATAG
- a CDS encoding PHP domain-containing protein, whose translation MDQRQGRCDLHTHSQASDGMQPPADNVKLAKQKGLSAVALTDHDTVAGVAEAQQAGKEYDIDVVAGVEISTRAGGKDIHVLGYYVNTENEIFLQRLAGLREARDERNHLIIAKLQELGLDISWQEVLDELGRPLEPDESIGRPHMADVLVKKGYAVDMRDAFDQYLAEGKPGFVSVPRVAPEDACEWIRAAGGAAVIAHPGLYNDDELVRRIIEDSRPDGIEVFHSDHGPEEERRYGKLAKEYDLIETGGSDYHGKRQGVVFHGDLGSKTVTVDVLERLKAAASQQKGE comes from the coding sequence ATGGATCAGCGCCAAGGACGCTGTGATCTTCATACGCATAGTCAGGCTTCCGATGGAATGCAGCCACCTGCTGATAATGTGAAGCTTGCCAAACAAAAAGGGCTATCTGCGGTTGCCCTAACAGACCATGATACAGTAGCCGGTGTAGCGGAAGCACAACAAGCGGGAAAAGAGTACGATATTGATGTTGTTGCCGGAGTGGAGATCAGCACCCGGGCTGGCGGGAAAGATATTCATGTGCTGGGCTATTACGTTAATACGGAGAATGAGATATTCCTGCAACGGTTGGCCGGATTACGAGAAGCGCGAGATGAGCGAAATCATCTGATTATCGCCAAGCTGCAGGAACTCGGGCTTGATATAAGCTGGCAGGAGGTACTGGATGAGCTGGGACGACCGTTAGAGCCGGATGAGAGTATTGGAAGACCTCATATGGCCGATGTGCTGGTGAAGAAGGGATATGCGGTCGACATGCGGGATGCTTTTGATCAGTATCTTGCTGAAGGCAAGCCAGGCTTTGTATCTGTACCCCGCGTTGCACCAGAGGATGCTTGCGAGTGGATCAGAGCCGCAGGTGGAGCCGCTGTAATTGCCCATCCGGGTCTCTATAATGATGATGAATTGGTGCGACGTATCATCGAAGACTCTCGTCCAGATGGCATTGAGGTGTTTCATTCGGACCATGGCCCAGAAGAGGAACGCAGGTATGGTAAGCTGGCCAAGGAATACGACCTCATTGAAACAGGTGGATCTGATTATCATGGCAAACGGCAAGGTGTTGTTTTCCACGGAGATCTTGGTAGCAAGACCGTAACGGTTGATGTGTTGGAAAGGTTGAAGGCAGCTGCTTCACAGCAAAAGGGAGAGTAA
- a CDS encoding selenium metabolism-associated LysR family transcriptional regulator has protein sequence MNFHQLHIFYTVAEKGSFSAAAQALHMTQPAVTMQIQSLEDYFGTKLLHRSTKKIELSEAGRTLLPHAKRSVELVRQTDEAMSAFTQMLQGRLQLGASLTIGEYVLPRMLGPFALQYPDISIVMKVMNTTQIMDDILKHQLNFGLIEAPVHHPDMIVEPVMQDELKLIVPAGHDLAKRSKVNIEDVMNYPFVLREKGSGTRQVMEDQLQKKKIDPQDMNVVMELGSTGAVKSAVEAGVGITMLSPSSVQHELALGLVHIVDIRGLEFKRQFYAIHLKSSLLPLSAVAFLNYLRQQEQPKSVHKTGKA, from the coding sequence ATGAATTTTCACCAATTGCATATTTTTTATACGGTAGCAGAGAAAGGGAGTTTCTCGGCTGCGGCACAAGCATTACATATGACTCAACCGGCAGTAACGATGCAGATTCAATCATTGGAGGACTATTTTGGCACCAAGTTACTGCATCGTTCCACCAAAAAAATAGAATTATCCGAGGCTGGCCGGACTTTATTACCTCATGCGAAACGGAGTGTAGAGCTGGTCAGACAGACGGACGAAGCGATGTCGGCGTTTACCCAGATGTTACAGGGCAGACTCCAGCTGGGAGCCAGCTTAACAATCGGGGAATATGTGCTTCCACGCATGCTCGGACCATTTGCACTTCAGTATCCCGATATTTCAATTGTCATGAAAGTGATGAATACAACGCAAATTATGGATGATATATTGAAGCACCAGCTTAATTTTGGTCTGATTGAAGCGCCAGTGCACCACCCGGACATGATTGTGGAGCCTGTCATGCAGGACGAGCTGAAACTGATTGTACCTGCCGGACATGATTTGGCTAAGCGTAGCAAAGTGAATATTGAGGATGTAATGAATTATCCTTTTGTGCTGCGTGAGAAGGGCTCGGGTACTCGTCAGGTGATGGAAGACCAATTGCAAAAGAAAAAGATTGATCCACAGGATATGAATGTGGTGATGGAACTTGGCAGTACAGGAGCGGTAAAATCGGCCGTGGAGGCAGGGGTAGGTATTACGATGTTATCTCCTTCTTCGGTGCAGCATGAACTGGCTCTGGGACTTGTTCATATTGTGGATATCCGTGGACTCGAATTCAAAAGGCAGTTCTATGCCATCCATCTAAAATCGTCCTTGTTGCCCTTGTCAGCAGTCGCTTTCCTGAATTATCTGCGTCAGCAGGAGCAGCCTAAGTCGGTACATAAGACGGGGAAGGCATAA
- a CDS encoding YlbG family protein, translating into MFAERTGFIIWVSDLKAARNLEKYGTVHYISRRMHYVVMYVNAERADDTMKNVKRLSYVRKIERSYRNEIKTEYASKTMDKTSFYGI; encoded by the coding sequence ATGTTTGCGGAAAGGACAGGATTCATTATTTGGGTCAGTGATTTGAAGGCTGCCCGTAATCTCGAAAAATATGGCACCGTGCATTATATTTCCCGCCGTATGCATTATGTAGTCATGTATGTTAATGCAGAACGGGCAGATGATACGATGAAAAATGTGAAGCGACTTTCCTATGTGCGCAAGATCGAACGCTCGTATCGTAATGAGATCAAAACCGAGTATGCCAGCAAAACGATGGACAAAACGAGCTTTTACGGAATATAG
- a CDS encoding YlbF family regulator: protein MSVAEMNTVDMAQVLTGAYELGDMINQSAEVSDYLYWKQQVETTPEIQMGIRKLNAKKELFEETQRFGHFHPDYHAAKDQVKALEQELENFEAVIRFKQAEKSLDDMLFQMSETIAFAVSTTIKVPSNDPNPKGGCGSGGKCGCS from the coding sequence ATGAGCGTAGCGGAAATGAACACGGTCGATATGGCCCAAGTGTTAACGGGCGCATATGAACTGGGCGACATGATTAACCAATCTGCCGAAGTATCGGATTATTTATATTGGAAGCAGCAAGTCGAGACTACCCCTGAGATTCAGATGGGGATTCGGAAGCTGAATGCCAAGAAGGAATTGTTTGAAGAAACACAGCGTTTCGGTCATTTTCACCCGGATTATCATGCAGCAAAAGACCAGGTGAAGGCTCTGGAACAGGAGTTGGAAAATTTCGAGGCGGTAATCCGCTTCAAACAGGCAGAGAAGTCCCTGGATGATATGTTATTTCAGATGTCAGAGACCATTGCATTTGCAGTGTCAACGACCATTAAGGTACCGAGTAATGACCCGAATCCAAAGGGCGGCTGCGGTAGTGGCGGCAAGTGTGGTTGCAGTTAA
- a CDS encoding helicase-associated domain-containing protein produces MSSFEPIDEPVILNLDSWSKLTLVEQKVLGAIFHKHAGQSFSSLLPREQWAIEGLSVAEANSSFANLRQQRWIESVYKSWGERLFYIPASLLETLTIAYAQRVGMTVKQMVQHAHVIQEGKPDTAAELLHLIAWIEREGLPLTGKGTIHKKSVQKLSVITVLSSTDFEGLGIRYKHSDLYPTHVAILLDLLLSLNLVQKSDGQIQIVEHRLQKWLKLSWRQMHREIYQACMERYGEAEPALQHFRYQLAVFAPEKNIWCHIENSELKPRVRGWLCALAGWGYGEVGEDQSGELVFRWLIEPQSLLNREQEMASETEPCGFYMQPDFEMLVPPEAGPDVIWMLEQCAERVTRDRMSIYRLTRERFISALARGYELHEVMEFLDQYALTGIPENVRIALADWGKETGATPLTVERNREVVEVSTGSADDPNLLEKDMLSDVYSSFYTPDNLGLVDVSASLHGLERDHSVIEKKFSLLGFEEIPETWYKEWRRYHSSTARQIAAKAIEWQTKLGIQQENRTQYLIPHQVEGHEQWTLSGWCMLDSSENTSETEWRTFSPSEWDTMRLILPDDVIT; encoded by the coding sequence ATGTCTTCATTTGAACCAATAGATGAGCCTGTGATACTGAACCTTGATTCATGGTCAAAGCTTACTTTGGTGGAACAAAAAGTGCTTGGTGCAATTTTTCACAAACATGCCGGTCAGTCTTTTTCCTCCCTCCTGCCGCGAGAACAGTGGGCCATCGAAGGACTAAGTGTCGCAGAAGCCAATTCTTCATTCGCCAACCTTAGGCAGCAAAGATGGATTGAATCTGTATATAAAAGTTGGGGGGAGCGATTATTCTATATTCCTGCTTCGCTGTTGGAGACATTGACGATTGCTTACGCACAAAGAGTGGGTATGACCGTTAAACAGATGGTACAGCATGCTCATGTAATACAGGAAGGAAAGCCGGATACTGCTGCGGAGCTTCTTCATCTGATCGCGTGGATTGAAAGAGAAGGACTTCCTTTGACAGGGAAGGGCACCATACATAAGAAAAGTGTTCAAAAATTAAGTGTGATCACGGTATTATCTTCGACAGACTTTGAAGGTCTGGGCATCAGATATAAACATTCGGATTTGTATCCGACCCACGTAGCAATCCTTCTCGATCTACTGCTCAGTCTGAATCTGGTTCAGAAGTCAGATGGCCAAATTCAGATTGTAGAACATCGATTACAAAAATGGTTGAAGCTCTCGTGGAGACAGATGCATCGGGAAATATATCAAGCGTGTATGGAAAGATACGGAGAAGCTGAACCTGCGTTGCAGCATTTCCGTTATCAATTGGCAGTGTTTGCTCCAGAAAAAAATATATGGTGCCATATAGAGAATTCGGAGTTGAAACCACGGGTCAGGGGCTGGCTCTGCGCACTGGCTGGCTGGGGTTATGGTGAAGTAGGAGAAGATCAGTCGGGAGAGCTGGTATTCCGCTGGCTGATCGAACCGCAGAGCCTGTTAAATCGTGAACAAGAGATGGCAAGTGAAACGGAGCCTTGTGGATTTTACATGCAACCTGATTTCGAAATGTTGGTACCGCCCGAAGCAGGGCCTGATGTGATCTGGATGCTGGAGCAATGCGCAGAACGGGTGACGCGTGATCGAATGTCCATCTACCGTCTGACAAGAGAACGATTCATTTCTGCCCTAGCCAGAGGGTATGAATTACATGAAGTGATGGAGTTTCTGGATCAATATGCGCTGACAGGCATACCGGAGAATGTACGGATTGCATTAGCAGATTGGGGCAAGGAGACGGGTGCTACACCGTTGACTGTAGAGCGGAACAGGGAGGTAGTGGAGGTAAGTACAGGCTCCGCAGATGATCCGAATTTATTAGAAAAAGATATGTTGAGCGATGTATATTCTTCTTTCTACACTCCCGATAATCTAGGTCTGGTTGATGTCTCTGCTTCTCTGCATGGGTTGGAGCGTGATCATTCTGTCATTGAGAAGAAGTTCTCTCTGTTGGGATTTGAGGAGATACCGGAGACCTGGTACAAGGAGTGGCGTCGATATCATAGTTCAACCGCCCGACAGATTGCTGCCAAAGCCATTGAGTGGCAGACCAAGCTGGGGATACAACAGGAAAATCGTACGCAATACCTCATTCCACATCAGGTAGAGGGTCATGAACAATGGACTTTAAGCGGTTGGTGCATGTTGGATTCAAGTGAAAATACATCAGAGACGGAATGGCGTACATTCTCCCCGTCAGAGTGGGATACAATGCGTCTTATCCTGCCAGATGATGTCATAACCTGA